Genomic window (Jeotgalibaca ciconiae):
TTCTTAAGATATTTTTACTTTCTCTGCAGGTGCTGATACTTCTTTTTGTTCTTTTCGACCTTTCAACTTATACTTCATTAATCTCATGCCGTTGAAAATTACCACCAAGATACTACCTTCATGAACCAACATTCCGATAGACATATTCATCCATTCGCTGAAGAAGACGCTGGTCAACAAGACCAATACTACTCCAATTGCAATCACGATATTTTGTTTCATATTATTTGCGGTGGCTTTTACTAATCCTAATGCGTGAGGCAAGTTGCTGAAGTTCGAGTTCATTAAAACGACATCGGATGTTTCAATCGCTACGTCCGTTCCGCTTCCCATTGCGATGCCAATGTCTGCTAAAGCTAAGGACGGACTATCGTTAACGCCATCTCCAACAAAGGCTACAATTTGACCACGTTGTTGAAGTTTTCCGATATAAGCCGATTTGTCTTCCGGCAACATGTGGCCGTGAGCTTCGGTCAAACCAAGTTCGCCGGCGACCACATCAACGGTTCCTTGGTTATCTCCTGAAAGAACGACTAGATTTTTCACGCCCAAGTCTTTTAATTCCTGCAAATTAGCTTTCACACCCGGACGGACTTGATCGCGAATGCCCATCAGTACTTTTAATTCACCGTCGACCGCTGTCAAAACGAGAGAGTTCCCTTGTTGTTCAAACCGTTTGACATCTTTTTGCACTTTTTTGCTGAGAGTGACATTTTCTTTTTCCATCAAGGCCACATTCCCAACAGCCACTCTATGTCCAGCTACACTTGAAACGATTCCGCCGCCTTTCACGACTTCAGTTCCTTCAACAGGATAAAAGTTTGTTTCTCCAATTTGATTTAAGACCGCTTTTGCTAATGGATGATCTGATTCCCGTTCCACACTGGCCAGATAGCCAAGCGTTTCAGCAGAATCTTTTTCATACAGTTCAGTCGCTGCTACGGTTGGGTTTCCGACAGTTAAAGTACCTGTCTTATCAAATACAATTGTATCCACATTGCTGAAGTCTTGAATGACTTCACTCCCTTTTAAAAGAACACCGTTACGAGCACCATTCCCAATACCGGCAACGTTTGAGACAGGCACTCCGATAACTAATGCGCCTGGGCAACCTAGAACCAAGATGGTGATTGCTAACTCAATATTTTGACTGAACGCCCATACAACAATTGCCAGAACCAAGACAGCTGGTGTGTAGTATTTAGAAAAGCGATCAATGAACCGTTCCGCTTCGGATTTAGAATCTTGTGCTTCTTCCACGAGTTCAATAATTTTTCCAAATGTGGTGTCCTCACCAACTCGGTCAGCTCTGATTTGAATCGTTCCGTTTTCTAAAATGGTTCCTGCAAAAACTTCTGCATCAGCTAGCTTGTTGACCGGAACAGCTTCCCCTGTAATGCTAGCTTCATTGATATGCCCTTCACCCGTAAGGACTGTGCCATCCACTGGAACTTTCGCACCCGTTTTAACGAGCAAGATATCCCCTTCATCTACATCATCCACTTCTACTTCTTCAAATTCGCCATTATCCATTTGTTTCAAGGCGCTTTCGGGTGCCATTTCAGTCAATTCTTTGATAGCAGATCGCGTTTGGTTCAATGTTCGTTGTTCCAAGTAGTGTCCGAATAAGAATAAGAACGTGACAATAGCCGATTCTTCATAATTTTGAATAAAAAGCGCACCAATCGCTGCAATACTGACTAAGACATCAATACTGATGACTTTGACTTTCATTGCTTGAAACGCTTGAATGGCAATTGGCGTAATCCCAAAGACAGAGGCGATGATCAAAGACCACTCTGAAAGTCCTACGTTTTCTAAAACAAAGTGACTGAAGAAACCGAGTGCGATTAACAATCCACTGATGACGGTGATAACATTTTTCTTGCTTAATATATATTGTTGCATGCTTTTTCCCTCCAAATTTAATTTCTCTTTTATTGATAAACACAGTATAAGATAATTGCCTAAGTAATTAATTGACTGACATCAAGTCTTGAAAGAATACGTGTCCCTTTTCACTATTTTTTTGATCTAACAGCCTCAATGACACTTATTCCTCTTTACAGTTATAACGATACCCTCTTTTTATCGAATAAAAATTTACGGCTATCAAGTTTAGAAAGTTCTCTTTTATCGTTTCTAAGCACCTCGAATCGGATTGCAACAAAAAAGCAATCCCGGAAAAATAGCTTTTCTTCCAGAATTGCCTAGTTCATTTAATCTGTTAAGCGGCCTTGACTTTTGCTTTAAGGACCGGATAGCCTACGTTTTCGATAGCTTTTTGAATCTCTTCAATCGAAGTGACAGCTGAATCAAAATTGATTTTGACTTTGCTGGAGTTGAATAATACTTTAATGCTGTCTTTATCAATACCGTTAACTGATTTCAAGGCACCTTCAATTTTTTGCATACAACTTGGACAAGACAACGTTTCTAATTGCAATATAGCTTTTTCCATAATTCCTATCTCCTTTATGTGTTTTTATTTTATCGGCAGCAGATTAATGAACACTGCCTTTTCCTCTTTACAACTGTAGTATAGCTCACTTTTAGCAAACGAAAATTGACGCATATCAAGTTTTGCACTTCTTTTTATCTTTTTGCTCAATTCACCATCTTAATAGTCTTTTTCTGCCCCTTATTGCCATCAGAATAATAAGAAATTGGTGGATAGTCTTGTCTGCGTATAAACCATACTACAATCGCGCCAATAAACAGGGCCAGAGACAAGGCTTGCGAAACGCGGATCCACTCGCCAATCCATAAACTGTCCGTTCGCATACCTTCAATGAAGAACCGACCCACTGAGTACCACAAAACGTAACTCAAAGCGACTTCTCCTTGACGCAAAAGCTGTTTTCGGTTCCGTATAGTGACGATGAGGACAAAGCCCAACAAACTCCACAATGACTCGTATAAAAAAGTCGGATGGTAGTAGGTACCATTGATATTCATTTGTTCAATGATAAATTCAGGTAAATAAAGATTTTCCAAGAATTGACGAGTAACCGGTCCACCATGAGCTTCCTGATTCATAAAATTGCCCCAACGACCAATGGACTGGGCTAACAATACATTGGGCGCTAAAATATCAAGAACGAGTGCCAAAGAAGTACCTTTTTTCTTTGCATACCAATATAGCGTACCCCCTCCTGCAATCAATCCCCCATAAATCGCAATGCCGCCATTCCAAATCGCAAGGATTTGTCCTGGATTTTGCAGATAATAACCAAGTTCAAATAACACATAATAAAGCCGAGCGCCGAGGAGTCCAATCGGAATTGCCCATAAGGCCATATCGATAATGGTATCCTCTTCCAGTCCTTTTTTCTTTGCTTCCTTGGTGCTCAACTGGAGAGCCGCTAATATGCCCGCTGCAATAATGACTCCATACCAATGAATCACAACAGAACCAATCTCCACCGCATGGGGATTCAAAACGCCTAATACGAATTCCATTCTATTTGCTCCATTTCTTCAATTTTTCGCGTCATTCTAGTCATGGTGATGCTGAACAAGATTCCGGCTAAGCTCCATGGAAACCAAACAGTGAATACACTTTTATCTCCCTGGTCACTCGCTTCGTAATACGCCACTTTTCCGTGTCCGATTACGCCGGCTCCTTTTACAACTTCCTCTTCTTTTTCCATAGCTAACCTATCTGCCTCAACAACGTTAGACGTTTTTGCTTCGCCGCCAATCGTGTTCTTGGTGAAAGGGACGACAAAGAATGCACTCGCTGCTGACAACGTGATGGCAACTATCACCCAAAAATAATGCACATTCACCCCTACTTATTTTTACGTTTTGTTCGACAACCCTATCTTAAAGAAAAATAAAACAAAAAAATTGAGGGTTATCATGTTTGTGCTTTTATTTTTCCAATGAATGAAGGTCGTTCTGTCTTAAAAAAACCAAAAACGGACAGATGGAAGCAAAAGCACTGAGTTCTGTCCCGTTGTTAATGAAGAGCGACAGAACACCAACGTGTAGAAAAAAGTGTGTCCGATTATTCGCTGTAAAGCAATAAATCATCTAAATCCTGAATCTTGATCCTTTTCCCAGACAGCTGTTGAATCAATCCCTCGTCCTCCAATTCTCCAAATTTGCGACTGATGGTCTCAGGTGTCGTTCCTAAATAGGAAGCAATGTCCTTTTTTGCCATCGGCAGGGTGATGGTGGGAGAGTTGCCCATTTCAGGTTCCACATTTTCTGCCAAAAACAAAACTAAACGGGTAATGACACTCTCCACGGCTACTTGTGCGGTTTGACGTTCGGAGCTTTCTAACCGCTGCGATATCTCTCCTAGCAGCTTTAACGAAATTGCAGGATACTCTTTTAGAAACTCTTGTACATCATGTTGTTGAATCATGCAGACAGACGTATCTCGAGTAGCTTCTGCGTATTCCTCGTGCACAGCATCAGGATTGAACAACGTCCATTCTCCCGTAAAGTCACCCGGATTCAAAATACGAACTAGTTGCTCTTTGCCAGAATCAGACAAGCGATAGATGCGGACTTTTCCGCGATTCACAATATACAAGGCATCATCTTTTTCTTGCGAGCGAAACAGAAACTCCCCTTTTTGATAGTGATTCGTGTGAGCTTTTCCAGCGATGCGATCCATCGAGCTTTCCTCCAAATGATTGAATATCGGGACTAAGCGGATACAAGCTGAGTGGTTTCCTGCTGCAGGTGGTTGGGTGTATTGAGTCAATTCGTTCTTCCCCTTTATCAGTTTATTGTCCTTTTTTTAACTTTCCTATATTTAGTATAAAGGCCCCCTACCTCAAAAAAATTGACGCTCATCAAGAAAAGTCTTTTTAACGGCAAAAAAATAGGAGCTGGAAAGAGTCCCAACCCCAAAATCTTTAATTTTTAAATGTATGTTTACG
Coding sequences:
- a CDS encoding heavy metal translocating P-type ATPase; the protein is MQQYILSKKNVITVISGLLIALGFFSHFVLENVGLSEWSLIIASVFGITPIAIQAFQAMKVKVISIDVLVSIAAIGALFIQNYEESAIVTFLFLFGHYLEQRTLNQTRSAIKELTEMAPESALKQMDNGEFEEVEVDDVDEGDILLVKTGAKVPVDGTVLTGEGHINEASITGEAVPVNKLADAEVFAGTILENGTIQIRADRVGEDTTFGKIIELVEEAQDSKSEAERFIDRFSKYYTPAVLVLAIVVWAFSQNIELAITILVLGCPGALVIGVPVSNVAGIGNGARNGVLLKGSEVIQDFSNVDTIVFDKTGTLTVGNPTVAATELYEKDSAETLGYLASVERESDHPLAKAVLNQIGETNFYPVEGTEVVKGGGIVSSVAGHRVAVGNVALMEKENVTLSKKVQKDVKRFEQQGNSLVLTAVDGELKVLMGIRDQVRPGVKANLQELKDLGVKNLVVLSGDNQGTVDVVAGELGLTEAHGHMLPEDKSAYIGKLQQRGQIVAFVGDGVNDSPSLALADIGIAMGSGTDVAIETSDVVLMNSNFSNLPHALGLVKATANNMKQNIVIAIGVVLVLLTSVFFSEWMNMSIGMLVHEGSILVVIFNGMRLMKYKLKGRKEQKEVSAPAEKVKIS
- a CDS encoding heavy-metal-associated domain-containing protein, with protein sequence MEKAILQLETLSCPSCMQKIEGALKSVNGIDKDSIKVLFNSSKVKINFDSAVTSIEEIQKAIENVGYPVLKAKVKAA
- the lgt gene encoding prolipoprotein diacylglyceryl transferase, with product MEFVLGVLNPHAVEIGSVVIHWYGVIIAAGILAALQLSTKEAKKKGLEEDTIIDMALWAIPIGLLGARLYYVLFELGYYLQNPGQILAIWNGGIAIYGGLIAGGGTLYWYAKKKGTSLALVLDILAPNVLLAQSIGRWGNFMNQEAHGGPVTRQFLENLYLPEFIIEQMNINGTYYHPTFLYESLWSLLGFVLIVTIRNRKQLLRQGEVALSYVLWYSVGRFFIEGMRTDSLWIGEWIRVSQALSLALFIGAIVVWFIRRQDYPPISYYSDGNKGQKKTIKMVN
- a CDS encoding Crp/Fnr family transcriptional regulator, which encodes MTQYTQPPAAGNHSACIRLVPIFNHLEESSMDRIAGKAHTNHYQKGEFLFRSQEKDDALYIVNRGKVRIYRLSDSGKEQLVRILNPGDFTGEWTLFNPDAVHEEYAEATRDTSVCMIQQHDVQEFLKEYPAISLKLLGEISQRLESSERQTAQVAVESVITRLVLFLAENVEPEMGNSPTITLPMAKKDIASYLGTTPETISRKFGELEDEGLIQQLSGKRIKIQDLDDLLLYSE